TACTTCAGGCATCTCTGAAAAGTCCGGAAGGAAAAAATACGTATTAAGCATATCTTTCTCCAAGAGGTCTTCCAATACTTCAACGATAATTTCGACACTCCGAAGGATATCTTTCGTGTTTCTTGCTTCATAAGATTTAGCAATCTCTACTCGGAGAAATGGGATAGCAAGGTCTAACTCCTCATTTAATGGAGGTACTTCCTCCAAAGGATTGTCTGTAGTCAATAAGAGATACAACAAATTGTACAGCGCATCAGTCATAATATTTCTTTCCATATTAACTGTAAGTTGGCTTCTGAAATATTTATGATACTCCACTCTTCTCACCATGAAGGTTTTAGTGGTGCCTGGCCGCTCTCGTTTGCAAAGTTCCTCAAGCCTTATGTCTTCCATCAGAATAAACAATTGTCTGCTAAAGCTTGATAGATGTGTTTTTTTCATAAAGGCAAAAAGCTGTTTAATCACTTTATAATCAGTATGTACAACAGATCCCACACTTCGTAAATACACATCGCTTTTCATGCCGTGCAGTTTTTCGAAAGTCGGATGGTTATCCCAAAATAAACTGATAAACATTTTATTCATATATGGGTCATAGTAGGACTTGAACGCATATTCCACTTCAAGATCTTTCTTCTTAGAAAGGGAAGTCGCTAAGTCCGATAATTCCATAAATAGAAAGGAATCAATTTTTTTATCATTAAAAACGATAGGTCTCAAGTTAATCTCCTCATTCAAACAAAGTTTGTGCGATGTTTAAGATAGCGGCTTTTTCTCTATCATCTTCCAACTTTTCGACAATACCACGCTTAATCGCTCTAAGTGGTGGTAAGTATACACTAAGATCACAAGTGTCTAATAGTGCGCGCACAGACGCAGCTTCTTCGGATAGATTTCCGTTTTCAACAAGCGCGATAAGGTCAGCTGATAATGTTACATATTTCTTAAGCAATTTTTCATCTTCCAGTTTGGATTGACTTTTCAATACTTGAAGTAACACTTCTCCCTGTACATAAGGTACATCAATAACTACAAAACGATTTTTCAATGCTTCATTTAATGGTACCGTTCCCACATATCCTTCATTGATGGCAGCAATCACGCCAAAGTTCTGATTTGCTTTCACAACTTCCCCTGTAAAAGGATTCGTAATCGTTTTACGGTAATCCAACACTCCGTTTAAAATTGGCAAAGTTTCTGGTTTCGCCATATTTATCTCATCTATATAAAGAAGGTTTCCTTGCTTCATTGCATTGATTACTGGACCTGGCACAAACTCTATCGTCGCTTTTCCATCATTATTGTGGATGGTCTTAAAGCCAAGTAGTGCCTCAGCATCTAAATCTACAGAGCAGTTGATACTATGCATCGGCTGATAAAAAATGGAAGATAACGTTTCTGCCAACTTCGTTTTCCCCGATCCTGTTGGCCCTTTTAACAGGACGTTCTTCCCCATAGATAAAGCAATGATACAATCAAACAATACATCATCATCAGCTGATGTATACCCTGCTGATCCTATAAGGGAGCTTGTACCATCGTTTTCTTTATTTTTTTTAATCTTATCTTGAATAGCTGTAGGTAATTGATCTATAGCAAACATCTTTCAGTCTCCTTTTAACTTATTCCATTTAGTATCCCACATTTTGAGCGTAGATATCGTATTATTGAAAAAGGCTGCTGACATTAGATTGTCAACAGCCTAGTACATTATATCAATTATTGCTTGTTACTTGAAGTAAAAAGAGTTAGCTTACTTGATGCTATCCACTTCTTGCACTACTTTGTTCTTTCCGGAAACAATCCAGCCACCAACAGCGATACCGATCAAGACAATCCAGAACATCGCTTTAAATAACGGACTGTGCGGGAAGTGGTATGGAAGCACGCCAACACTTGGGTGTGCCAATGTGTACATAGCAAGTTTGAAACCTACCCAACCTACAATTAAAAATGCGGCAGTTTCCAAACTTGGTCTTTCTTTTAGCAACTTAACGAACAAGGTAGCAGCAAAACGCATGATAACTACGCCGATAAATCCACCAAGGAAGATAATGATGAATTGACCTCCATCAATACCCCCGATTTGAGGAAGGTTTGTTTTTGGCAATGTCATCGCTAATGCAAAAGCTGCTAAAATAGAGTCAACTGCAAATGCAATGTCTGCAACTTCTACTTTGAAAACTGTCATCCAAAAACCAGACTGTTTTTTTGGCGTATCAACGGTAGCAGCATGCTCCACTTTTGCCACTGCAAACCGTCGCCATATATGGTTTAGTGCGATAAACAGCAAGTATGCGGCACCAATCGCCTGCACCTGCCAAATGGTTACTAAGAATGAGATAGCGAATAAAGACCCGAGCCTAAAGACGAGTGCTCCTGCCAGGCCATAAAATAAAGCCTTTTTCCGTGCTTCTTCCGGGAGGTGCTTAACCATAATTGCTAGTACTAGTGCGTTGTCAGCCGCTAAAATACCTTCAAGTGCAATCAAGACAAGAAGAACCCAGCCGTATTCCAATAATAATGATAATTCCATGGTTTCCTCTCCTTTTTACATAATAAAAGCCTTTCCTAAGAAACAGGTTAAGGCTTTTATGAACACATAAAAGACCTTTACCTAGAACTGTCCAATTTCCAGTTTAGGCAAAGGTCTTGCTAACAACATCAAGGTTGCCGATAAAGCCGGTGCTGATTCAGTCAGTCACGTCATGACGGCAATATCGTTCTCATAGCTACTCCCCTTTGATTGGGCTTGTGCATATGTAGTTTTAATATAAACCTATTCTAGTAGGTTTATAGAAATGTGTCAACAAAATAATTTTTCCTGATTAAGAACGTTTTGTCTGGTCATTGTCTTAAATTTCAAATATTTTATTTCTACACTCTAAATAAATGTTTTATGATATAATCCATACCATTATTACATAATTACTTCATATAAAAGGTCGTGGCTTTGTTATGCATCAAGTATTCTCCTATAAAGAACGTCTTCATCTTTTCATTAAAATTGTCGTTCCAATTCTCATTACTCAGCTTGGCTTATTTTCCATGAACCTTTTCGATATTATGATGACTGGAAACGTCGGTGCAAGTGACTTAGCCGGTGTGGCAATTGGTTCTGGACTTTGGGTTCCAGTTTACACAGGTCTTAGTGGAATATTACTCTCCATCACTCCGATCGTGGCGCAATTGGTTGGCGCCAAAAAAACAGAAGGTGTCCCTTTTTCAATCACGCAAGGTGTGTACGTTGCATTTGCCATGAGTTTACTTATTATATTAATGGGCGCTTTGTTGATTAATCCGATACTTTCTGGAATGAACTTGGAAATAGGAGTAAGACATGTAGCTAAATATTACTTAATTGCACTTGGCTTTGGGATCATTCCATTGTTTGTCTACACAGTAATTCGATGTTTCATTGACGCCCTAGGACACACGAGAACATCTATGATCATCACACTGCTGTCCTTACCTATTAATGTCTTACTGAACTACTTATTGATCTTCGGGAAACTTGGACTCCCTGCCCTTGGCGGAATTGGCGCAGGAGTGGCATCTGCACTTACTTACTGGCTTATCATGATTATTTCTTTATACATTGTCCTAAAGAAAAAGCCTTTTACGAAGTTTCCACTTTTCAAGAAACTATATCCTATTTCTTTTTCAAAGTGGAAAGAGATCTTATTAATCGGGGTTCCGATAGGACTTTCCATCTTTTTTGAAACCAGTATATTCTCAGCTGTTACACTTTTGATGAGTTCTTTTGATACAGTAACGATCGCTTCTCACCAAGTGGCATTAAATTTCGCTTCCCTGCTTTATATGATTCCGCTAAGCATTTCTATGGCGTTAACCATATTGGTTGGTTTTGAAGTTGGGGCAGGACGCATTCATGATGCCAAACAGTACACCATCATGGGCGTAGTTTCGGCAGTTCTTCTTTCCTCCATTTGTGCTGTCTTCCTATATTTCTTTAGAGCAGAAGTGGCTTTTCTTTATACAAAGGATCCAAAAGTGATTGCACTTACAACCGCTTTCCTTTTATACGCCATTTTCTTTCAACTATCAGATGCGATTGCCGCACCAATCCAAGGGGCATTAAGAGGATATAAAGATGTCAATGTTACGTTTATGCTAGCTTTTGTCTCTTATTGGATCATCGGTTTGCCAATTGGATATTTACTAGCAAACTTTACTGACTATGGAGCATTTGGCTATTGGATTGGCTTAATTTGTGGATTAGCAGCTGGAGCTGTCGGGCTTTCATGGCGTTTAAATGTCCTTCAAAAAAGATATATGGCAACAACAGTACCTGTAAAATAAATATAACTATTCTTATAGGAATAAAAAAAGGACTTATGTAGTAAATTGTCGAAAAAAGTCATATTATAATTTTTAAGTGAGGTAATACCTATGAATGATTATGATATGGAAAAAGTCCGTGCTTCTTTACACTATTTTCGCCGTGAGCTAAAAGTCCTTCTTGATTTACTTGAAAGCTATGAACTATCAAATTATGAACAGAAAGCAAAATTGCAAAAAGAGCTGGTTATACAGTTCAAAAATTATAAAGTTAAATTAAAAAGAGAAATAAAAATCTTGATCGAATATGATGCCAATCTTTTGAGTTCAGACTATCTATTACCTTCTTTGGCCGTTGCATTTGCATATCTTCAAGATATTGGAGTCAACCGAATAAACCCTAATAGCGTCCAAAAGGTTGCTCAGCAAATAAAGAAAGCATACTTCTTTATGGAGCGTTGTGACCAAAGCATTAATTCAAAGACATAGAGAAAGGCAGCCGAGTGGCTGCCTTTTAATTTGTGCCTATATTATTTTCCGATGAACATTTGAGTCCAGTAGTTACCTTCTTCCACATGACCTACACCAATGTGAGTGAAGTTTTCATTCATGATATTAGCACGGTGACCTTCAGAATTCATCCAAGCATTTACCACTTCTTCAGGGCTTTGTTGACCTTGTGCAATGTTTTCCCCAGCAGTGTTGTACTGAATTCCGTATTTCTTCATCATATCAAACGGAGATCCGTGAGTCGGGCTGTTATGAGAGAAATAATTGTTTTGCTGCATGTCTTTAGACTTATCTTTCGCTACTTTGCTTAATTCTACGTCCAATTCTAATGGAGCTAAACCTTGTTTTTCACGCTCTGCGTTTGTTAATTCTACTACTTTCTTTTCAAACTCACTTACAGCACCTGCAGTTTGTTCAGTTGCTGGTTTTTCAGCATTTTGCTGTGGAGCTTGTTGTTGTGGAGCTTGAGCTTCTTGTTTTGGCTCTTCTTGTTTCGGTGCTTCAGCAGGAGCTTCCGCTTTTTCTTCTTTTGGAGCTTCTACTTTTTCAGCAGGTTTCTGCTCAGCTTGTTTTGGTGCTTCTTTTTCCGCTGCTTCAGCAGATGGTGCGCCATTTAAGTTTACTTTAACACCATATTTTTCTTCAAGATCTTTTACGTAACCATCTAAGAATGCTTTTGCGTCTTCTTGGTTAGTAAATGCTTTGTTACTATTAAATGAAGTGACTTTGTTTGTTAAGTCACATGTTGGTTTTGTTGGTGCGTTTGATTCTGCTTTTGCATTCATTCCGAATGGTGCTGCTGTTAATACAGCTGCAGTAGTTACAGCAGTGATGATTGACTTTTTGTTGATTTTCATAGGTGTGTTTCCCCCTTGAAAGTTTTTTGTGTTGCTTTCTTGCTACACGAAAATCATATCATGGGTTTTGTGTAATATTAGAGGAATAATGTGGATATTAAATATACGGGTTTTCTATAATTATCCATATACTCCGAAAATCTTTATGTATCAACGGATTTTAAGAAAGGTTAAAAGAATCGTATTTCAAGCATTTTTCCAGTAAAATGAAACACATTAAAATTATACTAAAAAAATGGTGTTGACAAGTTTTAAAACCGTCTTTTTTATTACAGGATAGTACTGTTATGTTACATTCTTTACAGGAAATCTTACTTTTATGGATAAAAAAACCATGAAAACACTAAGCTTTTTTGGAAAGCCTGGTGGTTCGCAAAAATTATTTTTCTATCCAAGTGAACATATACTTTTTATCTTCAATACTGTGAGCTTTTTTAACAACCTTCAAAGGCTTGAATGTATCTATCATCACTGCCAGCTCCAAGGTCTCCTTCTTTCCGATACTAGCTTCAGTGGTACCAGGATGAGGACCATGCGGAATTCCAGATGGGTGTAAGGTAATGGACCCTTCCACAATCCCTTTGCGGCTCATGAAGTTTCCTGCCACATAATAAAGCAGTTCATCACTGTTTACATTGCTATGATAATACGGAGCCGGTATCGCTTCTGGGTGGTAGTCGTATAATCTAGGCACGAAGGAACAAACAACAAAGTTATGTCCTTCAAAAGTCTGATGGACTGGAGGTGGCTGATGAACCCTGCCTGTTATCGGTTCAAAATCTTCTATATTAAATACCCATGGGTAGAGATAACCGTCCCACCCCACAACATCAAGTGGGTGATGACCAAGTACATGTGAATGCAAATGTCCCCTTGTTTTGGTGATTACTTCATACTCGCCTTTGTCTGTATATGTTTCTAATGTTTCCGGACCCCTGAAGTCACGTTCGCAAAATGGACTGTGTTCTAACATCTGTCCATATTCATTGCGATACCTTCTAGGTGTGGTTAGTTGACTAAATGATTCAATGAAGAGTATTTTAGTTTCTTCATTAGGTACGACGCGGTAGATGGTACCGATTGGGATGGTCACATAATCTCCTGGACGGTATGTTATCGTCCCAAACATGGTTTCTACTTTTCCTGAACCGTAATGGATGAATAACAGTTCGTCTCCGTCACCATTTCGGTAATAATTATCCATCTTTTCTGTGACCAGCGCTGTTCCTATTAATAGATCACTGTTTCCTAATAGATACTCTCTGGAATTTAGTGCATTTCCTTTGGTCTCTAATGAAGTGGTTAGTAGGTGGCGATGATTCAGGGCATCTTGTTCTTCATATTCCGGCATATAGCTGCCAAGTACCGTGGATTTCACCACTTCTGTTGGCAGGTAGTGATGATAGAGGATGGATTGTGTACCTGAGAATCCTTTGGTACCCATTACTTGTTCTCTATATAATGTCCCGTCTTCCTTTTTGAACATCGTGTGGCGTTTATGTGGTATTTCTCCCATTTTACGATAATACATGAGCTCACCTCATTATATTGTTTAGTTGTTACTTAAAGTTTGAACGTTCCTTTTCGCTGCAGGCACTCGCTTTCCGCGGGGCGGTGCTTGAGCCTCCTCACTTCGTTGCGGGGACTCAAGTCTACCGCTACCTCCCGCCGGAGTCGAGTGCCTTCCGCTCCAATCCACTTATTGCTGGATATTACTTTCTGCAACAACACACTTATTTTATTGTGTTTTTCAATGTTCCTAGACCTGTAATGGTAAGTTCTACTTCATCCCCTGGTTCTAGCCAGCGGTGTACTTCTGTACCAAGTTCCAGGATGCAGCCGGTACCAACCGTCCCTGATCCTATCACTTCTCCAGGGTATAAGGTAACATCGGCTGAAGCTCTTTCAATCATTTGAGCAAAGCTATAGTGGATCTGCTTGAAATCCCCTTTAGAAAGCAGCCTACCATTTACAGAAGCGGTCATTTCCAGGTTATATCCTTTACTTGTCTTATACGATTCAAGTTCGTCAGGTGTCACAATGACAGGCCCTAGGGATGTCGCAAAATCCTTCCCCTTTGCCGGTCCCAAACCAACCTTCATTTCTTTTGCCTGAAGGTCTCTCGCACTCCAATCATTCATGATGCAATAGCCAAAAATGTACTCTTTGGCATCCTGCGCTTTTATATTTCTGCCTTCTTTTCCAATGATGCAGGCGATTTCCAACTCATAATCGAGCCAATTACACCCTGATGGTTTATCAATCTCATCCTCAGGTCCTTTAATGGCCAAGTGATTGGTAAAATAAAAAACAGGAATCTCATACCACTCCGGAATAACATCCAGTCCCCTTCTTGCACGCGCCGTTTTAACATGTTCCTCAAACGCATAGAAATCACGAACGCTTACAGGTCTAGGTAAAGGTGCTAGTAGGGTGACTTCCTCTATTTTGTATCTACCTTTTGTACGATCACTTTCTAAATGAAGTGTTACGATATCTCTATATTTCTCATACTGGGTTATCAATGTAAGAAGGTCACTTGGTAATAAACCATCTGATGCTTCGTTCATGTCGACAACAATGTCATGATTGATCCAGCCGGCTTTTATCTCACCATAGCTATTTTTAAAAGTAATATACTTCATGACAAACCCTCACATTTCCTTATTTGCGTTGAAGCTCGAACATATCACTAATGGCCTTGGTATACATGCTTCCTGCCATTCTTCCTACAGGGTTCAATTTCTTTGTATCAATCTTACCTTCAAAATACAGGTCATCTGATATGTGAAAACTCTCTACTTTGCCTATAATCAGGCTGCCTGAACCCGGTAGATCACCGAAATGCAACACTTCATGCAGAGAGCACTCCATTTGGACAAGGCTTTCCTTAACCCGTGGCGGTGCAACGACCGAACTAGGCTCCTTCGTAAAACCTGACTCTTCAAATTCATCGACATCGCTTGGGAACTCTGTTGCTGTGATATTCATTTGATCCACTATTTCTTCGCTGACAATGTTAATCACAAATTCCTTTGTGCTTTCGATGTTAAGTAAAGTGTCCTTTTTCGACCCATCTGTGCCTCTTCGCATTGGAGAAAAGCAGACCAACATCGGCTCTGCACTGATCGCAGTAAAAAAACTGAAAGGAGCGATGTTCGCAACTCCTTCCTTATTAATAGAAGAAACTAGCGCGATGGGTCTTGGCAAGATAGACCCTACCATCAGCTTGTATGCATCTTTCCAGGCAAGATTGCTTGGTTGAATATCCATGTTTGTCACCTGCACTTTGCTACAAATTTTTTAATGTCTCGATAAAATAACGGTTATCTTCCATCGAGCAGATGGTGACCCTTATACTGTTTGGATACCCCAAGACTGCTCCTGACTTAACCATTATCCCTTTTGCAAGAAGTTGTTGTGTGATTTCATTTCCGTCTTTGCCGATATGTATCATCATGAAATTTGCATTTGTAGGGAAATAGGTATAACCTAATTTCTCTAGTTCAGCCTCTAAGTACGCTCTACCTCGTTCATTGCGAAGGATACAATCTTTTCTAAATTCCTGGTCCATAATGGCTTCCATTGCAGCTGCTTGACCAAGCTGATTTACATTGAAAACCTCTTTCACCTTGTTTAATTCTGCTAATATGGAAGAATCCATGATGCCATACCCAATTCGTAACCCAGCCAGGCCATATACTTTTGAAAAAGTTCTTAATATAACAAGGTTAGCATGCTTCTCTAGCAAAGGGATGGATTGAAGATATTCCTCACTTGTTGCATATTCATAATACGCCTCATCCAACACAATCAAGATATGTTCTGGTACTTCTTCAATGAAGGAAATAAGATCATCCTTATTTACAATTGTCCCTGTTGGATTGTTAGGATTGCAAACAAAAATCATTTTTGTCTTTTCTGTAATAGTAGCGAGCATAGCTGTCAGATCATGCACGCCACCTTTTAATGGAACGATTACCGGGGTGCCACCTTCAATGGAGACATTGGTTTTGTATCTCGGGAATGTAATATCAGCCATGATGGCTTCTTCTGTTGTATTCAGAAAAGCGCGGATCAGCAGCCTGATAATTTCATCTGAACCATTTCCAATGAACAACTGATTTTGGGCTACCCCTAAAAAATCCGCCAATTTGCTTGAAAGAGCTCTTGCGGAACCGTCCGGGTATGTAAATAAATGATCTAATCTTTGCATTAATTGTTTCTTCACGGATGGAGAACAACCAAACACATTTTCAATTTCAGACATGTTTCTTATATTCACGATTCCTAATTCTGACTGTATATCCTGCAAGCTTTTCCCTAAAGGGTAGGCAGCAATATGTTGGAGTATTTCTCGGCTTTTTACTTTTACCGCCATTTGTTAATCTACCTCCTATAAAAAAGGGAGGAAACTGGTCCTCCCCATAGTAACTTGCTTACAGATTTCCTCTTAATTCTTGCTCTCTTTCAATGGATTCAAATAATGCTTTAAAGTTTCCTTCACCAAAGCCTTTTGCACCTTTACGTTGGATCACTTCAATGAAAAGAGTTGGTCTGTCAACAATAGGTTTTGTAAAGATCTGAAGTAGATAACCTTCATCGTCTCGGTCAACGAGAATGCTCAGCTCGCGAAGCTTTGCGATTTCCTCATCAATTTCCCCTACTCTTTCTGACAACATTTCATAGTAAGTATCAGGAGTATTAAGGAACTCAACACCATTTTCTTTTAGTTTGCTTACTGTCTGAACGATATCTTCCGTTAAAATTGCAATATGTTGAACACCGGCACCATTATAGAACTCCAAGTATTCTTCGATTTGGGATTTTCTTTTTCCTTCTGCAGGTTCGTTGATTGGGAATTTAATTCTGCCACCATTGTGCATTACTTTAGACATTAGCGCGGAATATTCTGTGTTAATATCTTTATCTGTGAAATGAGTCATTTCTTTAAAGCCCATCACTTTTTCGTAATAAGCAACCCATTCTTCCATTTGCTCTACGTTCCCTACCACATGATCGATTCCGATAATTCCTGCATCTTTAACTGGTGTGGAGTTCGTATATGCTTTAAATCCAGGCATGAATACTCCAGTATAATTTTTACGTTCAACCAATGTGTGAATGGTATCTCCGTATGTACCAATTACTGCTTTCTTCAATGTTCCGTACTCGTCTGTCAGCTCTTGTGGAGGCTGGATCGCAATTGCTCCTCTTTCCACCGCTCCGTTGTAAGCACTTTCAACATCTTCCACGACAAGCGCGATATCCTTAACTCCGTCTCCATGCTTTTTAACAAACTCAGAAATTTTTGTATCCTGTTTAAGAGAACCTGTAATGACAAGTCGTACATTACGTTGCTTTAACACATAGGAAACCGTCTCCCTGTTGCCTGTTTCTAATCCAGAATAGGCTATAGGTTGAAAACCGAATGTGGTAGCGAAAAAGTGGGATGCTTGTTTAGCGTTGCCTGTGTAGATCTCCAAATAATCCACATCTTTTACTGGAAAAACTTCTTCTGCTTGATCTTTTTCTTGCATCGTTTTTTCTACGTTCATAAATACCCCTCCTGATTTTTATCTAAAAAATATTATTATTCTGAATATAATATAATCTATAATTTTCATAGTCTGCAAGAGTCTCGTTTAAAGCTAGAATGCTTTGACGCGACAACGTGTCATGAGGATGTTACTTTTTGTTTTGTCACTCTCGGGGCCTTATGAATGGCTTTCCCCTCAAGATCTTCCACCGACTCCCACATGCTTTCATTTACACTAGGATGAGGGTAAGAAGGAAACAGCATATCCTCTTGTCTTGCAACCATTTCTAAAGCAAGTGTTCCGGTACTGATCATTTCTACCGCTTGGGCTCCCATCATATGAATACCTAGTACTAAATCTGTTTTCGCATCTGTAATCGTCTTACTGAAGCCTTCTTTTTGTCCAAGAATGCTTGCATACCCATTTGTTTGGAGAGTGCTTTCCCCTATCTTCACTTCAAATCCATTTTCAACCGCATCTGTTTCCGTCATTCCGACTGTTGCAATTGGAGGAATGGTCTGAACGATTCTAGGAAGAAATGTAAAATCGCACTCGGAATGTTGCCCGGCAATATTTTCTGCCGCGACTTTTCCTTGTTTAATCGCTTTAACGGCCAAGGCAGGGCCTTCTGTAATATCTCCGATGGCATAAATAGATGGTACATTTGTACAACATGATTCATTTATTTTTATAAAACCTTCGTCGCTCAAATGAATGCCTGCGCGCTGAACACCAAGTGTTTCCGTTGAAGGTTTTCTTTCTTCCATACAGTAAAGGTGCGAACTTTCCAGCATGACTGATTCATTCTTAGCCTGCTCAAACCTCACTTCCCACTGAACCTCATTGAACCTGAACTGAGGGATTTTATGAGCCTTATAGAGCTTTATTTTTTGCTTTTTTAACTGCCTCTGCAGTTCTTTGTTTATGGCAGGATCAAATGTAAATTCATGCTGACCTGTTGGAATAATCAAAGTCACCTTCGACCCTAAACTGTTAAAGGTTGTCGCTGCTTCAAGGGTGAAATCATCGTTACCATATAAAATAAGCTCACTTGGCAAATCTTCCAGGTTCCATATTGAAGTAGGTGTTAGAGCTTGAGGGTTTATTTCAGCAATTGGCTGCTTATGGCACCCTGTTGCAATAATTACATCATTAAAAGTGAAAGTATCATATTGATGCCCGTTCTCCACCCCGATTTTAGTAGAGGATATAAAAGAGGCTTCCCCCTCTATGATCTCGATTTTATTTGCTTTACATAATGCCACAACACCTTGAAGTAGTTGCTCGACTACCTTTTGTTTGTGTTCCTGTAACCTTGGCAGGTCGAATATAACCCCGCTAGTATCCAGCCCAAGTTGCTGAAAAGGTTTCATCCGTTGGAAAGACTGTGCAGCTGCAGTATGTACTTTAGACGGGATACATCCTTCATTTAAGCAGACCCCGCCAAGCTTATTTTTCTCAATGATGGTAACCTGTCTACCTAACTGAGCCGCTCGGATTGCAGCGTGATAACCTCCAGGGCCTCCGCCAAGCACCATTACATCACGTTCTTGAGTAAGTTCACCTACGACCATTTAAACCAGCTCCAGCATTAATAATTTTGGTTCTTCTAAAAGTTGAGTCAGCCTGTTGGTAAAGGCTACTGCTGTCGCTCCATCTGCCACACGATGATCAAATGACATGGAAATGTTCATGATAGACCGAATAACAATCTCTTCCTGCTCATTTACAACCGGACGCTTTTTGGTTTTATGGAAGGAGATCAAGCCCACTTCAGGCTGATTGATGATTGGTGTGGCGCCGATACTTCCACCAAGAGGACCAACATTACTGATAGTAAAACTGCCTCCAGTCAATTCTTTCATGGAAAGCTTATTCTCCTGGGCCTTTTTGGTTAATTCTTTTAAATTGGCATGGATTTCTTTTAGTGACTTTTTCTCTACATTACGGATCACAGGGACAATCAGTCCATCTTCAGTATCAGTGGCTATCCCAATATGATGTTCTTTGATCAATTCGATTGTCTCTTCTTCTTCATTCAATCTTGCATTAAAGATTGGATAATCTTTAAGGGCGATGGAAATGGCTTTTAAGAATAAAGCAGTCGCTGATATGCTTTGATTGCTTGTTTTCCAAATTTCTCTTAGTTCTAATATGTTTGTCACATCTACTTCCTCAAAATGGGTGCAATGCGGAATTGTAAGGAGGGACTGTGACATTTTTTTGCCTATTTGTTTTCTTCGTCCTCTGTATGGAATGATCGTTGGAGATTCTTGCTGATCATTAGATTCTGTTTTTGTTTGAACTTGCTGAACTTGCTGTTCTTTCACTTTCACTTTAGGTGCAGGCTGCTCTTTACTTTCTATGAATCTATATACATCTTCATCTGTGATTCTACCAGCAGGGCCGGTTCCTTCAATTTGTTCAATATCAACCCCGGCGTCTCTTGCGATCTTTCTAGTATATGGGGCAGCCATGATTCTAAATGAATGGAGCTTTGTTGGCGGTTGTTGCTCTCTTGTTGTTTCGGTAACCTTAGTGGAAGTGTTTGTATGTGTATCTTTGATAGAAGTTATTGTCTCTTTTCCAGCTGATTCAGCTTCTAATAGAAATAAGGTGGTCCCAACTGGAATGGTTTCCCCTTCTTTTACCAAAATCTCTTTGATTACTCCAGCAAGTGGT
This window of the Sutcliffiella horikoshii genome carries:
- a CDS encoding TerC family protein, with product MELSLLLEYGWVLLVLIALEGILAADNALVLAIMVKHLPEEARKKALFYGLAGALVFRLGSLFAISFLVTIWQVQAIGAAYLLFIALNHIWRRFAVAKVEHAATVDTPKKQSGFWMTVFKVEVADIAFAVDSILAAFALAMTLPKTNLPQIGGIDGGQFIIIFLGGFIGVVIMRFAATLFVKLLKERPSLETAAFLIVGWVGFKLAMYTLAHPSVGVLPYHFPHSPLFKAMFWIVLIGIAVGGWIVSGKNKVVQEVDSIK
- a CDS encoding CAP domain-containing protein, with the translated sequence MKINKKSIITAVTTAAVLTAAPFGMNAKAESNAPTKPTCDLTNKVTSFNSNKAFTNQEDAKAFLDGYVKDLEEKYGVKVNLNGAPSAEAAEKEAPKQAEQKPAEKVEAPKEEKAEAPAEAPKQEEPKQEAQAPQQQAPQQNAEKPATEQTAGAVSEFEKKVVELTNAEREKQGLAPLELDVELSKVAKDKSKDMQQNNYFSHNSPTHGSPFDMMKKYGIQYNTAGENIAQGQQSPEEVVNAWMNSEGHRANIMNENFTHIGVGHVEEGNYWTQMFIGK
- a CDS encoding homogentisate 1,2-dioxygenase; the encoded protein is MYYRKMGEIPHKRHTMFKKEDGTLYREQVMGTKGFSGTQSILYHHYLPTEVVKSTVLGSYMPEYEEQDALNHRHLLTTSLETKGNALNSREYLLGNSDLLIGTALVTEKMDNYYRNGDGDELLFIHYGSGKVETMFGTITYRPGDYVTIPIGTIYRVVPNEETKILFIESFSQLTTPRRYRNEYGQMLEHSPFCERDFRGPETLETYTDKGEYEVITKTRGHLHSHVLGHHPLDVVGWDGYLYPWVFNIEDFEPITGRVHQPPPVHQTFEGHNFVVCSFVPRLYDYHPEAIPAPYYHSNVNSDELLYYVAGNFMSRKGIVEGSITLHPSGIPHGPHPGTTEASIGKKETLELAVMIDTFKPLKVVKKAHSIEDKKYMFTWIEK
- a CDS encoding fumarylacetoacetate hydrolase family protein yields the protein MKYITFKNSYGEIKAGWINHDIVVDMNEASDGLLPSDLLTLITQYEKYRDIVTLHLESDRTKGRYKIEEVTLLAPLPRPVSVRDFYAFEEHVKTARARRGLDVIPEWYEIPVFYFTNHLAIKGPEDEIDKPSGCNWLDYELEIACIIGKEGRNIKAQDAKEYIFGYCIMNDWSARDLQAKEMKVGLGPAKGKDFATSLGPVIVTPDELESYKTSKGYNLEMTASVNGRLLSKGDFKQIHYSFAQMIERASADVTLYPGEVIGSGTVGTGCILELGTEVHRWLEPGDEVELTITGLGTLKNTIK
- a CDS encoding ATP-binding protein; this translates as MFAIDQLPTAIQDKIKKNKENDGTSSLIGSAGYTSADDDVLFDCIIALSMGKNVLLKGPTGSGKTKLAETLSSIFYQPMHSINCSVDLDAEALLGFKTIHNNDGKATIEFVPGPVINAMKQGNLLYIDEINMAKPETLPILNGVLDYRKTITNPFTGEVVKANQNFGVIAAINEGYVGTVPLNEALKNRFVVIDVPYVQGEVLLQVLKSQSKLEDEKLLKKYVTLSADLIALVENGNLSEEAASVRALLDTCDLSVYLPPLRAIKRGIVEKLEDDREKAAILNIAQTLFE
- a CDS encoding MATE family efflux transporter, with the protein product MHQVFSYKERLHLFIKIVVPILITQLGLFSMNLFDIMMTGNVGASDLAGVAIGSGLWVPVYTGLSGILLSITPIVAQLVGAKKTEGVPFSITQGVYVAFAMSLLIILMGALLINPILSGMNLEIGVRHVAKYYLIALGFGIIPLFVYTVIRCFIDALGHTRTSMIITLLSLPINVLLNYLLIFGKLGLPALGGIGAGVASALTYWLIMIISLYIVLKKKPFTKFPLFKKLYPISFSKWKEILLIGVPIGLSIFFETSIFSAVTLLMSSFDTVTIASHQVALNFASLLYMIPLSISMALTILVGFEVGAGRIHDAKQYTIMGVVSAVLLSSICAVFLYFFRAEVAFLYTKDPKVIALTTAFLLYAIFFQLSDAIAAPIQGALRGYKDVNVTFMLAFVSYWIIGLPIGYLLANFTDYGAFGYWIGLICGLAAGAVGLSWRLNVLQKRYMATTVPVK